Proteins co-encoded in one Bemisia tabaci chromosome 9, PGI_BMITA_v3 genomic window:
- the LOC109030410 gene encoding BTB/POZ domain-containing protein 1 isoform X1, producing MLSLTLAHVLDMYERNRLDFASCLMEYLCEGTLLPPNNIIRYLKESKMASTSSKEEDDSFANNVTPGTGSIDELDWQGTKSYLNESCHHLFENKLLCDVEFVVGSGADTEKIPAHKLILAARSAVFFAMFSEKWSAESSEINVEDVEPAAFKQMLKFLYSDKIDLSLETVTAIIYVAEKYAITALKNRCSDFLSDNLCTENACNILITSRHFNMDKVVNDSLDIIAKNTELALKAEDFVNIHLETLCLILERSDLRINEIVLFEAVDRWAEKACIKNNRCVSVTHKRQFLKNALFLIRFPVMKPEEFLSKVATSGLLSSEEEVSVLRLFTLSSKTGDCRFSTIPRRSFLVINRFQHEVTGGRFGLSNPATYHTIGFSVTRMIKVIGVGLYGTANVKYNVEIILQETINSDQKSYKDKLILTGMHYCSDRIFRIFFPEPIEVDPKKCPYRLRAKIKGSYSMYGSGGIQNETTITKTSDNEGETVTISFSNIDSVTIKESDRGFLSNVTCGQIPELLFEL from the exons CATCAACCTCGAGCAAAGAAGAAGATGACTCATTTGCCAACAACGTGACCCCTGGCACTGGCAGTATTGACGAGCTGGACTGGCAAGGGACAAAGAGCTATTTGAACGAAAGTTGCCATCACCTATTTGAAAACAAACTGCTTTGTGATGTAGAATTTGTTGTAGGCTCTGGTGCGGATACAGAGAAAATACCTGCACACAAGTTGATCTTAGCTGCACGAAGTGCAGTGTTTTTTGCAATGTTTAGTGAGAAATGGTCCGCTGAAAGCAGTGAAATAAACGTGGAAGATGTCGAGCCTGCCGCATTCAAACAAATGCTAAA atttttgtACTCGGATAAGATAGACCTTAGTTTGGAAACGGTCACTGCGATAATATATGTGGCAGAAAAATACGCCATCACTGCCCTTAAAAATCGCTGCTCTGATTTCCTCTCGGATAACTTATGCACAGAGAATGCATGTAATATTTTGATAACA tcgagACACTTCAACATGGATAAAGTGGTCAATGATTCTTTAGACATCATTGCTAAAAACACTGAATTGGCTCTCAAAGCGGAAGACTTTGTAAATATTCATCTAGAAACTTTGTGTTTGATTTTGGAAAGATCAGACTTACGAATCAATGAAATAGTGCTATTTGAAGCTGTTGATCG ATGGGCTGAGAAAGCATGTATCAAAAATAATCGCTGTGTCTCTGTGACGCACAAAAggcagttcttgaaaaatgcCCTCTTCCTCATAAGATTTCCAGTAATGAAACCAGAAGAATTCTTGTCGAAAGTTGCCACATCTGGTCTTCTTTCATCAGAAGAAGAAGTATCCGTCCTTCGCTTGTTCACCTTGAGTTCAAAAACAGGAGACTGCCGTTTCAGCACAATACCACGAAGATCATTTTTAGTCATTAATCGTTTTCAACATGAAGTAACTGGTGGAAGATTTGGTCTGTCTAATCCAGCCACTTATCACACAATTGG TTTCAGTGTTACTCGCATGATTAAGGTGATCGGAGTTGGACTCTATGGCACGGCAAATGTTAAATATAATGTCGAgattattttgcaagaaactATAAACTCTGATCAGAAATCATATAAGGATAAGCTTATTCTTACTGGAATGCATTATTGCTCTGAccgaattttcaggattttcttTCCCGAACCAATTGAAGTGGACCCTAAGAAGTGTCCATATCGTCTTCGAGCAAAAATCAAG GGAAGTTATTCAATGTATGGATCTGGCGGTATTCAAAATGAAACAACTATCACTAAAACAAGTGATAATGAAGGCGAAACAGTCACCATAAGCTTCTCTAACATCGATAGTGTGACAATAAAAGAATCAGACCGTGGTTTTCTGTCCAACGTTACCTGTGGGCAGATCCCAGAATTGCTCTTTGAGCTTTGA
- the LOC109030410 gene encoding BTB/POZ domain-containing protein 2 isoform X2 codes for MFLSSAPQRRYLKESKMASTSSKEEDDSFANNVTPGTGSIDELDWQGTKSYLNESCHHLFENKLLCDVEFVVGSGADTEKIPAHKLILAARSAVFFAMFSEKWSAESSEINVEDVEPAAFKQMLKFLYSDKIDLSLETVTAIIYVAEKYAITALKNRCSDFLSDNLCTENACNILITSRHFNMDKVVNDSLDIIAKNTELALKAEDFVNIHLETLCLILERSDLRINEIVLFEAVDRWAEKACIKNNRCVSVTHKRQFLKNALFLIRFPVMKPEEFLSKVATSGLLSSEEEVSVLRLFTLSSKTGDCRFSTIPRRSFLVINRFQHEVTGGRFGLSNPATYHTIGFSVTRMIKVIGVGLYGTANVKYNVEIILQETINSDQKSYKDKLILTGMHYCSDRIFRIFFPEPIEVDPKKCPYRLRAKIKGSYSMYGSGGIQNETTITKTSDNEGETVTISFSNIDSVTIKESDRGFLSNVTCGQIPELLFEL; via the exons CATCAACCTCGAGCAAAGAAGAAGATGACTCATTTGCCAACAACGTGACCCCTGGCACTGGCAGTATTGACGAGCTGGACTGGCAAGGGACAAAGAGCTATTTGAACGAAAGTTGCCATCACCTATTTGAAAACAAACTGCTTTGTGATGTAGAATTTGTTGTAGGCTCTGGTGCGGATACAGAGAAAATACCTGCACACAAGTTGATCTTAGCTGCACGAAGTGCAGTGTTTTTTGCAATGTTTAGTGAGAAATGGTCCGCTGAAAGCAGTGAAATAAACGTGGAAGATGTCGAGCCTGCCGCATTCAAACAAATGCTAAA atttttgtACTCGGATAAGATAGACCTTAGTTTGGAAACGGTCACTGCGATAATATATGTGGCAGAAAAATACGCCATCACTGCCCTTAAAAATCGCTGCTCTGATTTCCTCTCGGATAACTTATGCACAGAGAATGCATGTAATATTTTGATAACA tcgagACACTTCAACATGGATAAAGTGGTCAATGATTCTTTAGACATCATTGCTAAAAACACTGAATTGGCTCTCAAAGCGGAAGACTTTGTAAATATTCATCTAGAAACTTTGTGTTTGATTTTGGAAAGATCAGACTTACGAATCAATGAAATAGTGCTATTTGAAGCTGTTGATCG ATGGGCTGAGAAAGCATGTATCAAAAATAATCGCTGTGTCTCTGTGACGCACAAAAggcagttcttgaaaaatgcCCTCTTCCTCATAAGATTTCCAGTAATGAAACCAGAAGAATTCTTGTCGAAAGTTGCCACATCTGGTCTTCTTTCATCAGAAGAAGAAGTATCCGTCCTTCGCTTGTTCACCTTGAGTTCAAAAACAGGAGACTGCCGTTTCAGCACAATACCACGAAGATCATTTTTAGTCATTAATCGTTTTCAACATGAAGTAACTGGTGGAAGATTTGGTCTGTCTAATCCAGCCACTTATCACACAATTGG TTTCAGTGTTACTCGCATGATTAAGGTGATCGGAGTTGGACTCTATGGCACGGCAAATGTTAAATATAATGTCGAgattattttgcaagaaactATAAACTCTGATCAGAAATCATATAAGGATAAGCTTATTCTTACTGGAATGCATTATTGCTCTGAccgaattttcaggattttcttTCCCGAACCAATTGAAGTGGACCCTAAGAAGTGTCCATATCGTCTTCGAGCAAAAATCAAG GGAAGTTATTCAATGTATGGATCTGGCGGTATTCAAAATGAAACAACTATCACTAAAACAAGTGATAATGAAGGCGAAACAGTCACCATAAGCTTCTCTAACATCGATAGTGTGACAATAAAAGAATCAGACCGTGGTTTTCTGTCCAACGTTACCTGTGGGCAGATCCCAGAATTGCTCTTTGAGCTTTGA
- the LOC109030410 gene encoding BTB/POZ domain-containing protein 2 isoform X3, with the protein MASTSSKEEDDSFANNVTPGTGSIDELDWQGTKSYLNESCHHLFENKLLCDVEFVVGSGADTEKIPAHKLILAARSAVFFAMFSEKWSAESSEINVEDVEPAAFKQMLKFLYSDKIDLSLETVTAIIYVAEKYAITALKNRCSDFLSDNLCTENACNILITSRHFNMDKVVNDSLDIIAKNTELALKAEDFVNIHLETLCLILERSDLRINEIVLFEAVDRWAEKACIKNNRCVSVTHKRQFLKNALFLIRFPVMKPEEFLSKVATSGLLSSEEEVSVLRLFTLSSKTGDCRFSTIPRRSFLVINRFQHEVTGGRFGLSNPATYHTIGFSVTRMIKVIGVGLYGTANVKYNVEIILQETINSDQKSYKDKLILTGMHYCSDRIFRIFFPEPIEVDPKKCPYRLRAKIKGSYSMYGSGGIQNETTITKTSDNEGETVTISFSNIDSVTIKESDRGFLSNVTCGQIPELLFEL; encoded by the exons CATCAACCTCGAGCAAAGAAGAAGATGACTCATTTGCCAACAACGTGACCCCTGGCACTGGCAGTATTGACGAGCTGGACTGGCAAGGGACAAAGAGCTATTTGAACGAAAGTTGCCATCACCTATTTGAAAACAAACTGCTTTGTGATGTAGAATTTGTTGTAGGCTCTGGTGCGGATACAGAGAAAATACCTGCACACAAGTTGATCTTAGCTGCACGAAGTGCAGTGTTTTTTGCAATGTTTAGTGAGAAATGGTCCGCTGAAAGCAGTGAAATAAACGTGGAAGATGTCGAGCCTGCCGCATTCAAACAAATGCTAAA atttttgtACTCGGATAAGATAGACCTTAGTTTGGAAACGGTCACTGCGATAATATATGTGGCAGAAAAATACGCCATCACTGCCCTTAAAAATCGCTGCTCTGATTTCCTCTCGGATAACTTATGCACAGAGAATGCATGTAATATTTTGATAACA tcgagACACTTCAACATGGATAAAGTGGTCAATGATTCTTTAGACATCATTGCTAAAAACACTGAATTGGCTCTCAAAGCGGAAGACTTTGTAAATATTCATCTAGAAACTTTGTGTTTGATTTTGGAAAGATCAGACTTACGAATCAATGAAATAGTGCTATTTGAAGCTGTTGATCG ATGGGCTGAGAAAGCATGTATCAAAAATAATCGCTGTGTCTCTGTGACGCACAAAAggcagttcttgaaaaatgcCCTCTTCCTCATAAGATTTCCAGTAATGAAACCAGAAGAATTCTTGTCGAAAGTTGCCACATCTGGTCTTCTTTCATCAGAAGAAGAAGTATCCGTCCTTCGCTTGTTCACCTTGAGTTCAAAAACAGGAGACTGCCGTTTCAGCACAATACCACGAAGATCATTTTTAGTCATTAATCGTTTTCAACATGAAGTAACTGGTGGAAGATTTGGTCTGTCTAATCCAGCCACTTATCACACAATTGG TTTCAGTGTTACTCGCATGATTAAGGTGATCGGAGTTGGACTCTATGGCACGGCAAATGTTAAATATAATGTCGAgattattttgcaagaaactATAAACTCTGATCAGAAATCATATAAGGATAAGCTTATTCTTACTGGAATGCATTATTGCTCTGAccgaattttcaggattttcttTCCCGAACCAATTGAAGTGGACCCTAAGAAGTGTCCATATCGTCTTCGAGCAAAAATCAAG GGAAGTTATTCAATGTATGGATCTGGCGGTATTCAAAATGAAACAACTATCACTAAAACAAGTGATAATGAAGGCGAAACAGTCACCATAAGCTTCTCTAACATCGATAGTGTGACAATAAAAGAATCAGACCGTGGTTTTCTGTCCAACGTTACCTGTGGGCAGATCCCAGAATTGCTCTTTGAGCTTTGA